The following proteins are co-located in the Longimicrobium sp. genome:
- a CDS encoding FitA-like ribbon-helix-helix domain-containing protein — MATLTLKGVPDELLERLRVRAQMHRRSLNSEALVALEKSLGPARIDPEAFLARIRRDREEMHGTPLTPEMIEKAIAEGRP, encoded by the coding sequence ATGGCCACGCTCACCTTGAAGGGTGTACCCGACGAATTGCTCGAGCGCCTTCGAGTTCGCGCGCAGATGCATCGGCGCAGCCTGAACAGCGAGGCACTCGTTGCGCTGGAGAAGTCTCTGGGACCCGCGCGTATCGATCCCGAGGCGTTCCTCGCGCGGATCCGCCGTGATCGCGAAGAAATGCACGGCACGCCGCTCACACCGGAGATGATCGAGAAGGCCATCGCCGAGGGACGGCCGTGA
- a CDS encoding HD-GYP domain-containing protein, which yields MTAPPARILVADDDAAIRKALRLILAAYDVREAGDGAEALAIFEDGGADLVLSDLQMPAMTGLELLRRVKAVDDTAAFIILTGAGTVENAVQALRLQADDYLVKPFNVDEVLLACARALEHRRLVRENRGYQQHLEDRVGEQARQIESLLVDALRSLATAIDTRDDYTGGHVERVARYAAATGAELGLRGDELRALWIGALLHDVGKIGVSDAILRKPGALTPGEYDEMKRHPEIGARVMASSSFLRPGLPAVLHHQEWWNGAGYPAGLSGEAISLHGRIVAVVDCYDAIVTARPYRGAASDEAAFTELRACAGTQFDPQVVEAFIRAAERGFPQDPATPVLPERTPAAASS from the coding sequence GTGACGGCTCCTCCAGCGCGCATCCTGGTGGCCGACGACGACGCGGCCATCCGCAAGGCGCTGCGCCTGATCTTGGCCGCCTACGACGTGCGCGAGGCGGGCGACGGCGCCGAGGCGCTGGCCATCTTCGAGGACGGCGGCGCCGACCTGGTCCTCAGCGACCTGCAGATGCCGGCGATGACGGGGCTGGAGCTGCTGCGCCGCGTGAAGGCGGTGGACGACACCGCGGCGTTCATCATCCTCACCGGCGCGGGAACGGTGGAGAACGCCGTGCAGGCGCTGCGGCTGCAGGCCGACGACTACCTGGTGAAGCCCTTCAACGTGGACGAGGTGCTGCTGGCGTGCGCGCGCGCGCTGGAGCACCGCCGCCTGGTGCGCGAGAACCGCGGCTACCAGCAGCACCTGGAGGACCGCGTGGGCGAGCAGGCGCGGCAGATCGAGAGCCTGCTGGTGGACGCCCTGCGCTCGCTGGCGACGGCCATCGACACGCGCGACGACTACACCGGCGGCCACGTGGAGCGTGTGGCCCGCTACGCCGCGGCGACCGGCGCCGAGCTGGGGCTGCGGGGCGACGAGCTGCGGGCGCTCTGGATCGGCGCGCTGCTGCACGACGTGGGGAAGATCGGGGTGAGCGACGCCATCCTGCGCAAGCCGGGCGCGCTGACGCCGGGCGAGTACGACGAGATGAAGCGCCATCCCGAGATCGGCGCGCGGGTGATGGCCAGCAGCTCGTTCCTGCGCCCGGGGCTGCCCGCGGTGCTGCACCACCAGGAGTGGTGGAACGGCGCGGGCTACCCCGCCGGCCTGAGCGGCGAGGCCATCTCGCTGCACGGGCGCATCGTGGCGGTGGTGGACTGCTACGACGCCATCGTGACCGCCCGCCCCTACCGCGGCGCCGCCAGCGACGAGGCCGCCTTCACCGAGCTGCGCGCCTGCGCGGGGACGCAGTTCGATCCCCAGGTGGTCGAAGCCTTCATCCGCGCCGCCGAGCGCGGCTTCCCGCAGGACCCCGCCACCCCCGTCCTCCCCGAGCGCACCCCGGCCGCGGCGTCGTCATAA
- a CDS encoding type II toxin-antitoxin system VapC family toxin: MIVADTNLIAYLFIPSVFTADAEAVFRKDPEWCAPALWRSEFRNVLWLQIRSGGFTLDRAMRAMENAETLLGGREYNVESAGVLALSAASGVSPYDCEFVIVAQETGRTLVTADRKVLAAFPQVAMSLTGFAS; the protein is encoded by the coding sequence GTGATTGTCGCTGACACGAATCTGATCGCGTATCTCTTCATTCCCAGTGTTTTCACGGCCGACGCCGAGGCCGTCTTTCGGAAAGACCCGGAATGGTGCGCGCCGGCCCTGTGGCGAAGCGAGTTCCGGAACGTCCTGTGGCTTCAAATCCGGTCGGGAGGATTCACGCTCGACCGGGCGATGCGGGCGATGGAGAATGCCGAAACCCTGCTGGGCGGGCGAGAATACAATGTCGAATCGGCGGGCGTTCTGGCGCTCTCGGCCGCCTCCGGTGTTTCTCCCTACGATTGTGAATTCGTGATCGTGGCCCAGGAAACCGGCCGCACGCTCGTTACCGCCGATCGGAAGGTACTCGCCGCGTTTCCCCAGGTCGCGATGAGCTTGACCGGGTTCGCGAGCTGA